One window of the Candidatus Zixiibacteriota bacterium genome contains the following:
- a CDS encoding hypothetical protein (Evidence 5 : Unknown function), producing the protein MEKLSKLLLLINLLHNREIVTVAEIKQLCHISERSVYRYVNAISAAHFPVFYDHRLAGYRLISKTTNRLEKFGFDEALILVVALELLAAKVNADYEAIIESVASKILANQNIALEAVLEVFKPTLAKWIASNDVSRLLSELILGIGIQSSMRMRIALKEGPIKFVELDKAFLNFDQNWNLCSNDINDSKVFALANIKTVQAC; encoded by the coding sequence ATGGAAAAATTATCAAAACTCCTACTTTTAATAAACCTACTGCATAACCGAGAGATTGTAACTGTTGCCGAAATTAAGCAGTTATGTCATATTTCTGAACGCTCTGTTTACAGATATGTAAATGCTATTTCGGCAGCGCATTTTCCTGTTTTCTATGATCATAGGCTAGCCGGGTATAGGTTAATATCAAAAACGACTAATCGACTTGAAAAATTCGGTTTCGATGAGGCACTTATTTTAGTTGTTGCATTGGAATTACTTGCTGCCAAAGTCAACGCTGACTACGAGGCTATTATTGAATCTGTGGCATCGAAAATATTGGCCAACCAGAATATTGCCTTAGAAGCTGTATTGGAGGTTTTTAAGCCAACTCTGGCAAAATGGATTGCCTCAAATGACGTATCTCGTCTATTAAGCGAACTCATATTGGGAATTGGTATTCAGAGTTCAATGCGAATGAGAATTGCTCTGAAAGAGGGTCCAATTAAATTTGTCGAATTAGATAAAGCTTTCCTGAATTTTGATCAGAACTGGAATCTATGCTCTAATGATATTAATGATTCAAAGGTCTTTGCCCTGGCAAATATTAAAACTGTTCAGGCCTGCTAA
- a CDS encoding hypothetical protein (Evidence 5 : Unknown function) encodes MLFYLSQNLNLLPIYKHIHNTLFIKMMFTGSGMVCRLRQTAFVHRDDVLYFISS; translated from the coding sequence ATGCTGTTTTATTTATCCCAAAACCTAAATCTCCTTCCTATTTATAAACATATTCACAATACCCTCTTCATAAAGATGATGTTTACCGGTTCCGGTATGGTATGCCGGTTAAGACAGACTGCATTTGTTCATCGGGATGACGTCCTTTATTTCATTTCCTCTTGA
- a CDS encoding hypothetical protein (Evidence 5 : Unknown function), giving the protein MTVSDSKDLWLEEWKECQSSIARFDQTIVDLRKYGFSIITGFLTADAFLLAKIEDLTVWQEAGIYVVLAVLIYALFTVDRCFEIFLRGSRRKSQAIGAIPRPGDYSYNI; this is encoded by the coding sequence ATGACCGTAAGTGATTCTAAAGATTTGTGGTTGGAAGAGTGGAAGGAGTGCCAAAGCTCCATTGCCCGTTTTGACCAAACAATTGTGGATTTGAGAAAATATGGGTTTTCAATTATTACAGGCTTTCTGACTGCAGACGCCTTTTTGCTGGCCAAAATAGAAGACCTTACTGTCTGGCAAGAGGCGGGGATTTATGTGGTGTTAGCTGTACTTATCTATGCACTTTTTACTGTGGATAGATGCTTTGAAATATTCCTGAGGGGGAGCCGTAGAAAGAGCCAAGCAATTGGAGCAATCCCACGCCCTGGCGATTACAGTTATAATATCTGA
- a CDS encoding exported hypothetical protein (Evidence 5 : Unknown function), translated as MQRNGCFLLLITVVCLFWVSASIAADRRIDTTKLKIMTYNAEFLFDGLDPEGQADFPWKNSPDEARTHMASIAEIIKAANADIVNLVEVEDLSVLDTLNSVFLSGYGYMPYLVKGTDTYTRENVGLLTRIDPIEGAVHRSEEKGTSGSVMKSVSKHYYTTIQVNGRDITLIGIHLLAIPGNESRKLQREAQADAIRKLAVAQTPQGGEIIIMGDCNDYDPDCFDMASDMPITTVLSQLKEMDQGTSSDNLVSVICAKQYPQNLRYTSWWDKNNNGVAEPGEYSSIDHVLISPELATYLAFVDINHSYDPAKVSDHFPVVAEFNFSQGPDTLPPASAILYIAKVLPNPDGDERQNEAIWLINKGNSDISLRGWKIQDKANTIWDLNNDGKVKAGETKEIQRNGRPMSINNTGDVLQLVDNSGKVVSVVAFGQADPEEVLEFAP; from the coding sequence ATGCAAAGGAATGGCTGTTTTCTCCTTCTCATTACGGTCGTTTGCTTATTTTGGGTATCAGCCTCAATTGCTGCTGACCGTCGCATTGATACCACCAAACTCAAAATCATGACTTACAATGCTGAATTCCTGTTTGATGGCCTGGATCCCGAAGGTCAGGCTGATTTTCCGTGGAAAAACTCGCCAGATGAGGCCAGGACTCATATGGCTTCCATTGCAGAAATAATCAAGGCCGCTAATGCAGACATTGTTAACCTTGTTGAGGTAGAAGATCTGTCTGTTTTAGACACCTTGAATAGTGTTTTTCTTTCCGGTTATGGCTATATGCCTTATCTGGTCAAGGGAACCGATACTTACACTCGCGAAAATGTCGGTCTATTGACTCGCATTGATCCAATTGAGGGTGCTGTTCATCGAAGTGAGGAAAAAGGAACCAGCGGCTCTGTCATGAAAAGCGTTTCCAAACACTACTATACAACCATTCAGGTCAATGGCAGAGATATAACTCTAATTGGCATCCACCTGCTGGCCATTCCGGGCAACGAATCCCGAAAGCTGCAACGAGAAGCTCAAGCCGACGCCATACGAAAGCTGGCAGTGGCGCAAACTCCGCAAGGAGGAGAGATTATTATTATGGGAGACTGCAACGACTATGACCCTGATTGCTTTGATATGGCGAGTGATATGCCAATAACCACAGTTTTATCTCAGCTCAAAGAAATGGATCAGGGTACCTCCTCTGATAATTTAGTCAGTGTCATTTGCGCAAAACAATACCCTCAGAATCTTCGGTACACTTCCTGGTGGGATAAAAACAATAATGGAGTCGCCGAACCTGGAGAATATTCCTCTATCGACCATGTTTTGATTTCTCCTGAATTAGCCACTTATTTGGCCTTTGTTGATATAAATCACAGCTATGATCCTGCCAAAGTGAGTGATCACTTTCCTGTCGTTGCTGAATTTAATTTCAGTCAAGGCCCGGACACATTACCGCCTGCATCTGCCATACTCTATATTGCCAAAGTTCTTCCTAATCCAGACGGTGATGAGCGCCAGAATGAAGCTATCTGGCTGATAAACAAAGGGAATTCAGACATCAGCCTTCGGGGCTGGAAAATTCAGGATAAGGCCAATACTATCTGGGATTTAAATAACGACGGCAAAGTCAAAGCCGGGGAGACCAAAGAAATCCAGCGCAACGGCCGGCCCATGAGCATCAACAATACCGGGGATGTTCTTCAACTTGTGGATAATTCGGGAAAAGTAGTAAGTGTGGTCGCTTTTGGCCAGGCTGATCCAGAAGAGGTTTTGGAATTCGCGCCTTAA
- a CDS encoding hypothetical protein (Evidence 5 : Unknown function): MEQSHALAITVIISDKSLLTRTDTWGKQVYSIFIIAAGIPSMASILSKVKRVEFTTIAPILLIMVLTAFFLIMVLVYHEVKQARAL; this comes from the coding sequence TTGGAGCAATCCCACGCCCTGGCGATTACAGTTATAATATCTGACAAATCTCTGCTGACGCGCACAGATACTTGGGGGAAGCAAGTCTATTCGATCTTCATAATTGCGGCTGGGATACCATCAATGGCAAGTATTTTAAGCAAGGTAAAACGGGTTGAATTCACAACTATTGCTCCTATCTTATTGATAATGGTACTTACAGCGTTTTTTCTGATTATGGTTCTTGTATATCATGAGGTTAAGCAGGCGAGGGCGCTGTAA
- a CDS encoding putative Metallophosphoesterase (Evidence 3 : Putative function from multiple computational evidences), with translation MRFAVVSDTHFGDPMCQLACWKGNEKKDKVVIGPKYDAFKTAAGVDNDYLILLGDIFDFSICSYKEAYEVGKAFFTQLQKDKIAKYIIYVPGNHDADMWHFYEYQANIIVRMSAGKPPYDFRFSVPGIIDGRKKATGDRFFLRGVSKNPKYPGFGYGGMFLDKITINETTKGRQEGKPIVFAFAYPNLYLITEKETVLMTHGHYLESYWSLLSEWVLKVVREDLRIGDALDLWEMVAINFPLNQLACSGTGQSGPLTEIVRKIQREVKDKDLTRVKKYLDNLDNEIDKLTPSSIWQLPREVATDALSNLVKKEIMKGLEKYSETRYSEEFFHKRDVLDRFRRFMDCSLLEIDLINKETSADIRPPRYVIFGHTHEPIPWNDPNAPKTMNTGGNPVTLYNTGGWLNHMNKKTNQPEFCGAEVFIYDSNRSDAMTSKTIR, from the coding sequence ATGCGTTTTGCAGTAGTATCTGACACCCATTTTGGCGATCCTATGTGCCAATTGGCGTGTTGGAAAGGTAATGAAAAAAAGGATAAAGTAGTCATTGGCCCCAAATATGATGCTTTTAAAACCGCCGCCGGTGTTGATAATGACTACCTGATTTTACTCGGGGATATATTCGATTTCTCCATTTGCAGCTATAAGGAGGCGTATGAGGTTGGCAAAGCCTTTTTTACTCAGCTTCAAAAAGATAAGATTGCCAAATATATTATCTATGTCCCGGGGAATCACGATGCCGATATGTGGCATTTCTATGAGTATCAAGCAAATATTATAGTTCGCATGTCAGCCGGCAAACCACCCTATGATTTCCGGTTCTCTGTCCCGGGCATAATTGACGGCCGAAAGAAAGCCACGGGCGATAGATTTTTTCTTCGTGGCGTGTCAAAGAATCCAAAGTATCCTGGATTTGGGTATGGCGGCATGTTCCTGGACAAGATTACAATTAATGAGACGACAAAGGGACGCCAAGAAGGCAAACCCATAGTATTTGCTTTCGCCTACCCCAATCTGTATCTGATCACTGAGAAGGAAACTGTATTGATGACCCATGGCCATTACCTGGAATCATACTGGTCGCTTTTAAGTGAATGGGTTTTGAAAGTGGTCAGGGAGGACCTACGCATTGGCGACGCCTTAGACCTTTGGGAGATGGTGGCCATCAACTTCCCACTTAACCAGTTGGCCTGTTCCGGCACCGGTCAGTCAGGTCCTTTAACAGAAATTGTCAGAAAAATCCAAAGGGAGGTCAAGGATAAGGATTTAACAAGGGTGAAAAAATATCTTGATAATCTTGACAACGAAATTGACAAACTGACGCCGTCGAGTATCTGGCAGCTGCCGCGGGAAGTGGCGACTGATGCCTTATCGAATCTCGTCAAAAAGGAAATCATGAAGGGATTGGAGAAATATAGTGAAACGCGCTACAGCGAGGAATTCTTTCATAAAAGGGATGTTCTTGACCGCTTCCGCAGATTTATGGATTGCTCACTATTGGAAATTGATCTGATAAACAAAGAGACATCGGCTGATATTAGGCCACCCCGCTATGTAATATTTGGGCACACTCATGAACCAATCCCGTGGAACGACCCCAATGCTCCCAAAACCATGAACACCGGAGGCAATCCCGTCACTCTCTATAATACGGGCGGCTGGCTTAATCACATGAATAAGAAGACTAACCAGCCTGAATTTTGTGGCGCCGAAGTGTTTATATATGATAGCAATAGATCTGATGCCATGACTTCAAAAACAATTAGATAG
- a CDS encoding hypothetical protein (Evidence 5 : Unknown function), with the protein MYVSYCLNSMKDQIRKQLLEQIGVSQPIPFQPKPKRKTESGLPEECILVVDDEPSCLELVSTVLEENVYNSITASSAEEGRNLLQRHSGISMIITDLKMPQEDGFTLLKFVRDNLRFNKIPVIVLTCCADRNIVMQAIEQGADDFIMKPFTPEVLLTRIERVFGRTKKNILIVTDNAVSASILERTLAGNDYRAFVAANGHQAKEIISRETIDMSLCELVLEDMTGFDLMTTAHECYYFVPFLFLADGNILLSSEDIKSVGGFGLINKPFINSEVLLEVEKCLTRSRR; encoded by the coding sequence ATGTATGTATCGTATTGCTTAAATTCAATGAAAGATCAAATTAGAAAGCAGCTGTTGGAGCAGATCGGGGTCTCACAACCGATTCCATTTCAACCCAAACCCAAGCGAAAAACCGAATCGGGCCTTCCCGAGGAGTGTATATTAGTCGTGGACGATGAGCCGTCCTGCCTTGAGTTGGTATCGACAGTGCTTGAAGAGAATGTTTATAACTCCATTACAGCTTCATCGGCCGAGGAAGGCCGCAATCTGCTGCAAAGGCATTCGGGAATATCGATGATAATAACTGACCTAAAGATGCCTCAAGAGGACGGATTTACTCTTTTGAAATTTGTCCGCGACAATCTGCGTTTCAATAAAATTCCGGTCATTGTCTTGACTTGCTGCGCAGACAGAAATATTGTCATGCAGGCAATTGAACAGGGAGCAGACGATTTTATAATGAAGCCTTTTACTCCGGAGGTGTTGCTAACACGCATTGAAAGAGTCTTTGGCCGGACAAAGAAGAATATTCTGATTGTGACTGATAATGCGGTTTCGGCATCAATTCTCGAAAGGACCTTGGCCGGCAATGACTATAGGGCTTTTGTCGCCGCCAATGGTCATCAGGCCAAGGAAATCATTTCGCGCGAGACGATTGACATGTCCTTATGCGAGCTGGTATTGGAAGATATGACTGGCTTTGATTTAATGACGACGGCCCATGAATGTTATTACTTCGTGCCGTTCCTGTTCCTGGCCGACGGCAATATTTTATTAAGCAGCGAGGATATAAAATCTGTTGGCGGCTTTGGCCTGATCAATAAGCCGTTTATCAACTCCGAGGTTTTACTGGAGGTTGAGAAGTGTCTTACCCGAAGCCGCAGATAA
- a CDS encoding hypothetical protein (Evidence 5 : Unknown function), whose translation MAWNRINASPGKWWIQQDPVGPCYLGVGKKLNSKYMDFLTIAQYLSPLFNPLKIPQ comes from the coding sequence ATGGCTTGGAATAGGATTAATGCCTCTCCGGGCAAATGGTGGATTCAGCAGGATCCCGTGGGACCTTGTTATTTGGGCGTTGGAAAAAAACTAAATTCCAAATATATGGATTTTCTCACTATAGCACAATATCTTAGCCCGTTGTTCAATCCTCTCAAAATTCCCCAGTAA
- a CDS encoding exported hypothetical protein (Evidence 5 : Unknown function), which yields MPSRKSRLLVAMLLSLLLLGIGSISPILPAAHGDDSGGIIIPPVQSPSSGEDSTSNADSLNYEVSNPPSSESYFIAELSVLLIKLL from the coding sequence ATGCCTTCAAGGAAGAGCCGACTCTTAGTCGCAATGTTGCTTTCCCTTCTATTATTGGGGATAGGCAGTATATCACCAATTTTGCCTGCGGCACACGGCGATGATTCAGGGGGAATCATTATTCCGCCTGTGCAGTCACCATCGTCAGGAGAGGATTCAACTTCAAATGCGGATTCGCTAAATTATGAAGTAAGCAATCCTCCCTCATCTGAATCCTATTTCATCGCTGAATTATCAGTGCTGTTAATTAAATTGCTTTAA
- a CDS encoding hypothetical protein (Evidence 5 : Unknown function): MKIFEGLVLYEIALLCLGILMFILLLFILMYFVFKKRSVKVLMFLFPFPIIMIAYPSVKSVQFGNGITITKELTAQLKNDPKDKEAKSALVGKLNELQDKYINDPATFLVFANAHAALGDTSMAVNFIDSALALNTEYTPALNFERQTQAPLIRINGDMAKLATNPYDIAAKTELMLNLSKYNRTFGKSANSYMTIAKGHAALGDSLTAIDYADSALKLQPGMLEAVQLKQEMREDDTIY; encoded by the coding sequence ATGAAAATCTTTGAGGGCTTGGTGCTATATGAGATTGCGCTCTTATGTCTCGGAATATTAATGTTTATCCTGCTCTTGTTTATATTAATGTATTTTGTCTTCAAGAAGCGGTCAGTCAAAGTTTTAATGTTTTTGTTTCCCTTTCCCATAATCATGATTGCCTATCCTTCTGTAAAGTCAGTCCAATTTGGTAATGGCATCACAATTACCAAGGAATTGACAGCTCAATTAAAGAATGATCCGAAGGACAAAGAGGCTAAGTCGGCACTGGTGGGGAAATTGAACGAACTGCAGGATAAATATATCAATGATCCGGCGACTTTTCTGGTATTTGCCAATGCTCATGCAGCCTTGGGAGATACTTCAATGGCAGTGAATTTTATTGATTCAGCCCTAGCGTTAAATACTGAGTATACCCCTGCTCTTAATTTTGAAAGACAGACCCAGGCACCTCTTATTAGAATCAACGGGGACATGGCCAAACTCGCCACAAATCCTTATGATATTGCCGCCAAGACAGAGTTAATGCTAAATTTGAGCAAATATAATCGGACTTTTGGCAAAAGCGCCAATTCTTACATGACAATTGCAAAAGGGCATGCTGCCTTGGGAGACAGCCTTACAGCCATTGACTATGCTGATTCTGCCTTAAAGCTCCAGCCCGGAATGCTGGAAGCAGTTCAATTAAAACAGGAAATGAGGGAGGATGATACTATTTACTAA
- a CDS encoding hypothetical protein (Evidence 5 : Unknown function) has product MIRPYGSSGIIESSNSKPKSGIYDFRKLLSNNQLTQSWFAINTEQKQPCFVKAYYQHKDNSINGNQILEQSFELQKFIKTSQIHTSSKLTSDNGFTLIEYPYLDPKEWRALRPELFLSQFPDVLSEIFKIIDYLHLNELVHCDLKLENFLVSWAGPTIKVKLIDLDFLTKSHSRPSHHIIGTPGKIAPEILDDEMVFIESDNYSIGLSLESYIKNTVAITNLISTDVRDKLTHLICRLTASSRFQRSAFLIPELYNSGIIDKKAFDRIQRDLFAMKFVSDYHRQIDQLSGKSDFIKYFLSPSNGVFGISEELVEFLDVEAQTGFFYAYKLFKELLRSSEINRYGNFWHLNIPDVVAWNAINRINSFTKHVDLRGLLGGRKKVSNSYVTFLHLKYGFATNGISEEPNREQLRNLVPSTLARIALSLGRFSEADGFYNTAINAIPNNCLEKCRLIYDLSHVYLLLGKTDDFLKAIHEGKALSKELRAEKYYLIFRRQEAWHIGATGDIIKANSILSDLLAEALQKHWKDEASKILASRGALLWRSGDFNNALGLFKKSLSLSKSHGNALDQIINYSNLAVLYFELADYTKSIKYGKVAVELALKTNQLTRIPALYINLMLGYTRIADYKQSEFWLNGYLTGRTLGLDRSFFLIYYLYYANLLFKEGQFVSAKEAFRLALSMRSSNTAERNVGKLYQSEALLYFQEANKNEFNCAIANARKIFAELGDTASITEVNFINSLWAIYVDNQNEIEYLPDYFQTLIKGNNRYYAALCLFYILLYGNPAAKRRSISDSSKINFIRSATDVPLFRAVSELIQGSNAKITDISDLLPFIKDAYSALYNSGDQFNALLVCMEIADIYKSVNNYKLARKFYQQAYSLAQGIKNNELLNAANKRLQEIPKQELSRSQFVNSIRAVSKILDNIEDKEASILKLVNYAVKETGAERGVLLLRADEYSKLQVKAYANCDVKCLDDIAEFSNSIANTVATQEIPLLIDNAMEDSLTNKYKSILTHNILSVICVPIKSDNELQGVLYLDHHTIPALFDTDDVTFIHAMASFISILWQTVFNYSIKNMVGRQLAEDMAKLGSSKTFITQNEKIRKMLLKLPDISRSNASVLLIGESGTGKEIVTQMIHDMSRRAKGPLVKLNCAAIQSSMFESELFGVAKRVATGVDERPGKLAAADGGTLFFDEIGDMPLEMQSKILRVIEYQRFEKVGSNRSLATDIRFIYATNKNLTKLIQQGKFREDLYYRINTVTINIPSLSERCDDIPLLLQHFLEIYSPDKNERPIFTTSALNALIAYSWPGNVRELRNVVERACIYYCRKNVDLGDLPAEIREFIPPGTDSIKHKENIEKTTILKALNENNWIQSAAARNLHIPLTTLRRKIEKYKISKSI; this is encoded by the coding sequence ATGATTCGGCCATATGGGTCCTCTGGGATAATTGAAAGCTCTAATTCAAAGCCAAAGTCTGGCATTTATGATTTTAGAAAGCTTTTATCGAATAATCAACTCACTCAATCTTGGTTCGCCATTAATACCGAACAAAAGCAGCCATGTTTTGTCAAGGCATATTATCAGCACAAGGATAACAGTATAAATGGAAATCAAATATTAGAGCAATCATTTGAACTCCAGAAATTTATAAAAACATCGCAAATTCATACCTCAAGCAAACTAACTTCTGATAATGGTTTCACTCTTATTGAGTATCCTTACCTTGATCCGAAGGAATGGCGTGCTCTCAGACCTGAATTATTCCTAAGTCAATTCCCCGACGTTCTTAGTGAAATCTTCAAAATTATTGACTATTTGCATCTTAATGAGCTAGTTCATTGTGACCTCAAATTAGAAAATTTTCTGGTCAGTTGGGCCGGACCGACTATCAAAGTCAAGCTCATAGATTTGGATTTTCTGACAAAATCGCATTCCCGTCCTTCCCACCATATTATTGGCACGCCAGGCAAAATAGCTCCAGAAATATTAGATGATGAAATGGTTTTTATAGAATCTGATAATTATTCAATAGGACTGTCATTGGAATCTTATATAAAAAATACTGTAGCAATTACTAATTTAATTTCTACTGATGTCCGAGATAAATTAACACATCTTATCTGCAGGCTGACTGCCAGTTCACGCTTTCAGAGAAGTGCATTCTTAATTCCTGAATTATATAATTCCGGAATTATCGACAAAAAAGCGTTTGATAGAATCCAGAGAGATCTATTTGCCATGAAGTTTGTCTCAGATTATCATAGGCAGATAGACCAATTAAGTGGGAAAAGCGATTTCATTAAATATTTTCTCTCTCCTTCAAATGGCGTGTTCGGAATATCTGAGGAATTAGTTGAATTCCTGGATGTAGAAGCCCAAACAGGCTTTTTTTATGCCTACAAATTATTCAAAGAGTTGCTGAGATCTTCAGAAATTAATCGCTATGGAAATTTTTGGCATCTCAATATTCCAGATGTCGTCGCATGGAATGCTATTAATAGGATAAATAGTTTTACTAAACACGTGGATTTAAGAGGTCTTCTTGGTGGCAGGAAAAAAGTCAGTAACAGTTATGTGACATTTCTGCACCTAAAATATGGATTTGCCACAAATGGCATTTCAGAAGAACCTAATAGAGAACAACTGCGGAATCTGGTGCCAAGCACATTAGCCAGAATAGCATTGTCTCTTGGGCGCTTCAGCGAAGCCGATGGTTTTTATAATACTGCAATTAATGCAATTCCAAATAATTGTCTGGAAAAGTGCCGGTTAATTTATGATTTAAGTCATGTTTATTTGTTACTCGGCAAAACTGATGATTTTCTAAAGGCTATTCATGAGGGCAAAGCACTGTCTAAAGAATTACGTGCAGAGAAATATTATTTGATCTTCAGAAGGCAAGAAGCTTGGCATATTGGAGCAACAGGAGATATTATAAAAGCCAATTCAATCTTGTCAGATCTATTGGCAGAGGCTCTTCAAAAACACTGGAAAGACGAAGCTTCCAAAATTTTGGCATCAAGGGGAGCACTGCTATGGAGAAGTGGTGATTTCAATAATGCTTTGGGTTTATTCAAAAAGTCCTTGAGCTTATCCAAAAGCCACGGAAATGCACTTGATCAAATTATAAATTATTCCAACCTGGCAGTCTTATATTTTGAATTGGCTGATTATACAAAGTCTATTAAATACGGAAAGGTGGCTGTCGAACTAGCTTTAAAGACCAACCAACTCACCCGTATTCCTGCGTTGTATATAAATTTGATGTTGGGTTATACTCGAATAGCAGATTATAAACAATCAGAATTTTGGCTGAATGGCTATTTGACAGGAAGAACTTTAGGTCTAGATAGGTCGTTCTTCCTAATTTATTATCTATATTATGCCAATTTGCTCTTTAAGGAAGGACAATTTGTTAGTGCCAAGGAAGCATTTCGTCTGGCCTTATCTATGAGGTCTTCCAATACCGCGGAAAGGAACGTGGGGAAATTATATCAAAGCGAGGCATTGCTATATTTCCAGGAAGCAAACAAAAATGAATTTAATTGTGCGATTGCAAATGCCCGAAAGATATTCGCAGAATTAGGAGATACGGCGTCGATTACTGAAGTAAATTTTATTAATTCTCTTTGGGCAATCTACGTTGATAATCAAAATGAAATTGAATATTTGCCTGACTATTTCCAGACATTGATTAAAGGCAATAACCGATATTATGCCGCGCTTTGTCTGTTTTACATATTGCTTTATGGAAACCCTGCTGCTAAGAGACGCTCAATTTCCGATAGTTCTAAAATTAATTTTATTAGAAGTGCTACCGATGTTCCCTTATTCAGGGCAGTTAGTGAGCTAATTCAAGGATCCAATGCAAAAATTACTGATATTTCTGATTTATTGCCATTTATCAAGGATGCATATAGCGCTCTCTATAATTCTGGTGATCAATTTAATGCCCTGTTGGTATGTATGGAGATTGCTGACATTTACAAATCAGTGAATAACTATAAACTGGCTAGGAAATTTTATCAACAAGCATATTCATTGGCTCAAGGCATAAAAAATAATGAACTGTTGAATGCCGCAAACAAAAGGCTTCAAGAAATACCCAAACAGGAATTGAGTCGTAGTCAATTTGTAAACTCTATCCGGGCTGTCTCCAAGATTCTTGATAATATTGAAGATAAGGAAGCCTCAATACTAAAATTGGTCAATTATGCGGTAAAAGAGACAGGCGCAGAGCGCGGAGTTCTGCTCTTAAGAGCAGATGAATATTCCAAATTGCAGGTGAAAGCCTATGCCAATTGTGATGTGAAATGCCTTGATGATATTGCGGAATTTTCCAATTCTATTGCAAATACGGTGGCCACTCAAGAGATCCCCTTATTGATAGACAATGCTATGGAAGACAGTCTTACCAATAAATATAAAAGCATTCTAACCCACAATATTTTGTCTGTGATTTGCGTGCCGATTAAGAGCGATAATGAATTGCAGGGTGTCCTTTATCTGGATCACCATACAATTCCGGCTCTTTTTGATACAGATGACGTGACTTTTATTCATGCGATGGCCAGCTTTATCTCGATTCTCTGGCAAACAGTGTTTAATTACAGCATCAAAAATATGGTCGGAAGGCAATTGGCCGAGGATATGGCCAAACTTGGCAGTTCCAAGACTTTTATTACTCAGAACGAGAAGATTCGGAAAATGCTATTAAAGTTGCCAGATATATCCAGAAGCAATGCCAGCGTATTACTAATAGGAGAAAGTGGGACCGGCAAAGAAATTGTTACTCAAATGATTCATGATATGAGTCGGCGTGCCAAAGGCCCTCTTGTCAAATTGAATTGTGCTGCGATCCAATCCTCTATGTTTGAAAGTGAGTTATTTGGAGTGGCAAAGAGGGTTGCTACTGGTGTAGATGAACGGCCTGGAAAATTGGCGGCGGCTGACGGTGGCACTCTGTTCTTTGATGAAATCGGTGATATGCCCCTTGAAATGCAAAGCAAGATTTTAAGGGTTATTGAATATCAAAGATTCGAAAAGGTCGGTAGTAATCGTTCTCTTGCAACTGATATTAGATTTATCTATGCCACAAATAAGAACCTGACAAAATTAATTCAGCAAGGCAAATTTCGGGAAGACTTGTATTATCGCATCAACACAGTGACCATTAACATTCCCTCATTATCAGAAAGATGTGATGATATTCCATTACTCCTTCAGCATTTCCTTGAAATATATTCCCCTGATAAAAATGAAAGGCCTATATTCACCACTTCTGCTTTGAATGCATTAATTGCTTATTCTTGGCCAGGTAATGTAAGGGAATTGCGAAATGTTGTTGAGAGGGCCTGTATTTACTATTGTAGAAAAAACGTTGATCTTGGGGACCTACCAGCAGAGATTAGAGAATTTATCCCCCCCGGCACTGACAGCATAAAGCATAAGGAAAATATTGAAAAAACCACCATATTAAAAGCTCTGAATGAAAATAATTGGATTCAATCCGCTGCTGCGCGCAACCTGCATATTCCTCTCACGACCTTAAGAAGAAAAATCGAAAAATACAAAATCTCAAAATCCATTTAG